The following is a genomic window from Elgaria multicarinata webbii isolate HBS135686 ecotype San Diego chromosome 9, rElgMul1.1.pri, whole genome shotgun sequence.
CATCAGATTGAGGGGCTTCAACAGAGgcattttcagatttccttgtcacTGGAAACTTGCTTAAAACTTGCTTTTTCCCTCTTTCCTGTTgttcccttcccatccctttttccttttgtgtcatgtcattATAGATTGTAAACTAGTGGGGCAGGGGCACTGCTTTAGGACCCTTTTGGGTTGATGAGTGGGATAAAaaggctttaaaataaataaatacaattaaaaacatactgTATGGTCTCGTGAAGCCTTGATTCCTGCTACTAGCTAAAGCGTTTTGTTTCTGTCTCAATACACTTGGGAGACTGGTGCTGTTTGGTTTCTGACTTTTAGGGCACAGTCCAATGCAtaattagacagaaataagtctgaCATGTTGGCAGAGAAATGCTGCGGTTTGTAGGAAAtagttctgtctaaacatgcatagattgtgcCCTTACTTCCTTTTTGCTCAGTAGTGCATGTTGCAATGTGGTGCCGTCTTGTGGATACAATTTAAAGTAAGGaggcaactttaaaaaaataatacaaaaaaatacatgtTCAGCAATTTCTTTGTTTACGTTTTCAAACAATAGAACTGTCACATTGTTACATTAGCAGCTCTTCAGGATATACTTTCATTTGTTCCTTACTTGAGTAAGGATCCTCGAAGAAGATCCCAGCATAACTTATTATAGACGGAGATTTTTTCACTTGGCATAGCAGAGTCGTCCTTTGAAAATAGCTTCTATTGGCAGAATTTTCTGGAGGTTTTGCGAATAGCGCTGATCTTGCGAGCGGAGGATTAAAATCTAAAGTACTAAAGAGACAAACACACACTAAAGACGCCCTTgccaacaataaaaataagatgCTTTGGGACAAGAattcttgggagtggggagggaagaggatgcTAACACGAGATGGACTTGGTTGTAACGTATTAAACTTGttaggatctacattactgctttaaaacggtttataacagtaatgacaactacACTCCCTATACATTtgtcaaaccgttttcaaagtgtctgttcctgcttggtgtagatctgtgaGCAGTGAATATAACGACCACGAAAAAAGATTAATCTTAAAGGACACCAATGGCAAATCAACCCTTCCTCGCTGATATACAGTCTGGTTTTTCTATACGTGGCTTTTATGGTTTCgtaagaaaagtgtgtgtgtgtgtgtgtgtgtgtgtaggggggaacaTTATAAAGAACGTAAAACCTCCCCTCCGTGATGTGAGGTTGCTGGAAAACCTGGACTTTTAAAGAGCTACCTCCGGAGGGTCCCAGTACTTGCTACTCCAGTGACGATCCTGCGTTCCGGGTTTTGCATTAGGAAAACCTACACCAATAATAGTCAGAGCTcaacagagaaagagggaggacAAAACTActaccacttaaaaaaaaaaaaaaaaaaaaacaccagaaagGAAAAGCAAGCAGGGATAACTGACTAAGCCAAGGTTGAACGAAGTCCCGAATAGTTATGTTTCCAGGATTTGAGGAAGGTAAGATTATTTTCCCCTTCTACTTCTCGGAGGAGGCCTGTCCCTGAACTCAAAATCATCTCCGGCAAACTCGGTTAACGAGGAGATCCCCCCTTCGCTGCCCCTCCGGAACGATGCAGGCATTCGGAGCTCTGGGCCTTTGAAAGAATCGTCATAGCCAGCCTTTGGCTCTAAGGACTCAGTTCAGTCGCCCATCGATTACACCCCATGTTGTACCACGTCTGCTTAATGAGActgtgccagtggaggctggtggctccgatttcggtgggactgtgaatccattctggctttcagtcagaaccaacctgaactctaaagaagctatccaaggttctgactcCATTCTggtgatagggttcagcactttggttaGCTCCTGTATAGTTCTGGctagaacccagaatggattcacagccccatcgaaatcagaaccaccagcctgcaCTAGACTAAGTATAAAAAATAACTTTTCAAGTGCGGCTCTCAGTCTGGTTTCAACATGCAGAAGAGGTGCTCCCATTAAATGAGAAGGGAAAGAGTGGCTGTTCCAGTGTTAGGAAATATCAAGATAAGGTACTACTTTCTTCCCTTGACTTAAGCTAGATctccattactgctttatagaggtattgaagtgcactgataaatgctggggcacaatctacattccatataccactttcatagtgctttttattccacattcataatgaactgacacaaggtgtaaatctggcctttaTTAGGGAGACTGTCTTTCTCCTCCTTGGGTGGGACAGTTAAAAGATTATATATCTGACCATTTCCCTTAGTATTGTCTTCTGCACCAATTGACAGCAGCTGTTCAGCATTTTAggctctttcctagccctacctgaaattgccagggattgaacatgggacttctgcatgcaagTTCTGGATCAGTGTCTGGACTTAGTGAGACAGGATGAGgtccaataaactgaagttgactCCTGGCAGGATGGAGGTCCTGTGGGGTGCATGATTATGGACTCTGACAAGCTTATTGCCTGTTcaggatgggattgcactcactctgaaagatcaggtgttAGGAAGCAGACAGTATAGATGCTCCAACCAAACAAGGGTCCCAGCCACAATCCTGGCTACTGAAACACCAGGGTAGGGGTGTACAAAGTGGCTGGGGCTCTGACCAAATGCAAGGTAAAGATTAGAGCCAAGTTACCtaaacacacactctctcacacacgcacttACTCAGAaagagggggtggaggaggatgcttttgtAGATGAGCCTCCAAGACCTAAATACCTTTCCTTGGATCTGAATTACCTGTTCCTGAAGGCTGGATAATAGGGTGTGTTGCAATTCCAAGTTTGAGGCAGTAAtgggctcctttaaaaataaaaaaatgaggcTTCTGTCCCCTTATGAGAGAGACAGACCTATCCAGCCAAAGTGCTCCTAGCGTGGTGGATGAAAAGCTGCTAGGATGACGGGTCTTGCCACATGGGGTGGTTCAGGTTTTCATAGGCAAGAAGCCACCAGATTTGCAAATAAAGCTGTGTGTGTTCACAGGCTCTGGGTAGGTCCCTGCCTGTGACCTTGTAAACTGTAGTGAGTGGTTGCCAGGTGTAGCCGGATCATAAGCCCCTTAACTTAGCTTTCCCTCCAAACCACTCCCCTACCTCTTTTGTTTTCCTACTCCCATGAGTGTTAGGGATTCTGCACTACCCAATCCCCTCCTTTTTGTACTTGTTCCCCAGGCTACTCCCTCCTTTGCAGAGCGGACAGATCACACATGTCTGTAGTCTCATTAGGGGTTGTAAAACCAGCACTGCCAAGAATATAGCTAATTTCCCCACAGAGTACATTTCTCATGGAAGGCTTGCCAAGTTCATTATCATAATTATGTTTATGTTATATTGCTATTGCTTTACCAAATTAATTTCCCCAATATCAACTTGGGCATTTTAAATGCATGTGCATAATCAAAACATGTGCCAAGTGGTTTTCTTTGGTCTGCGGGTGGATTCTTGGGTCAGGGCTCTTATTGCCATAGGTGCGCCATTGTCAATATCTAGAGGTCCTTTGGTTTAATGATTGTGTGTCTGAAAACAATGTTATATTGCTAGGAAGTataccttaggagaggcatttcaaccttttaaaatgggtaaaatgcacaaaagctgggaagccatcaAATCATTGGAAAAAGGGCCATGGTTATCTGGGGAACCAGATAGTATGCATTGTGTGCTGTTTCTggggtatgtgtatgtgtgtgcacctgtgcacattttaaaattgaaatgtCAATTATCTGTTTCAGTTGGAATGTTGGGAGTCCATCTTCAGCATTTTTGCACTGAGTGACACCAATAGCCTAGTGAATCCTCATTGACTGGGAAACTGTCGAAGAACTTCAGCCTAAGTAACATCAATGTTGATACACTCTCTTTCCTATTTGCACAATCAGGATGTGTGCATACAAGGACTGATGCATCTGCACAGATTCAGCTAGCTGGAGTTTATTTTTCTCAATGAATAGGAGCAGGTGAGAAGATAGAACAGTTTCACTAGAtgagaaatttcactaggtgaGTAGAATAGTTTCACCAAAAGAGGCTGCAGTCAGATGCTGCTAAGTATGAAAGTCTTCTTCTGTATACCCTGTTTCCATCACACCAGAATGAGGAGGTATTAAAATGTACATGGTAGTACCTGAAAGAAAATACTTGTTTGGGCACCCTGTGGTAATATTAGTGATGCTTAATGAGTCTAGTAAAGAGCATACAAGAAAGGAtctattttttatgttttatattacaAGTTGCTTTATAGAAGGGAACATCATACATATTTGAAGACAATTACTTGGGAATGAAAGATGGATTTCAAGAGATCTCCCACTTTCTACAATCCACAATTCTCCAAGAGGCATGATGTACTTTGGAAGAGAAACTATCAAGATAATTGTGGCTCCTGCAAATTTATTCTGCTACTGATAGAATATTGTGGGCTCATTGATAGATATTTTAAAGCAGgcatgagcaacttgtggccctccagatgttttggcctacaattcccatcagccccaaccagcacagccaatagtgaagGGGAAATTAGGGGAATTGTAGGCTTAAACATccagaaggccacaagttgcctacccattTTGAAGCAATGATATAGGGACTGTAACATTTCCTAGATGGATCTGGGAGTAAGATCCTATGTTTGTCAGGCTTGTTTGCAGCACCAGCAAATTTACATGGCTGAGTAATCCCCCTGCATATCATTTccacatgaaagtgcccagtggaAGACTTTATAAACCTGTGAGCACAGCATGCCACACTGGAACTAGCACTTGTGTGCATATGAGTGAAAGAACTCTGTTGTAACTTATTGAGATCAGTAGGAACTTTTCATTTAATCCCTTGGGGAATCTGTTTCTTTTACTCTTGTGTATCTAAGTGGCAGAGCTACCTAGTCTAGTTCTGGATAGCTTAATAAACATCCAGCAACAAGATGCTCAGAAAAATTACTTAGATCTTAGTAAttcaaggtggggggggggttggcccaGCATCACAGTCAATATTTTATAGGGTTGATTTTGTAGTGTGGACATCTTTAGACCTTCAGGAGCAATCCTGAGACTATGTTCTACAACTACCTGGATTAGCAGTCTGTTCCAAGTGGCAATTCAGTGCATTTCCTCTCTCTACATTCTGCAGGGTAGGATTGCTACAATGAAGCTGAATGAGCGTAGTGTGGCATATTATGCCACGAGTGACTCTCCAGcagaccacactggctttctgtgCAAGCGGGTGGAgcgccaccatcaccaccactaccacaccaCTTCCTACCACCGCCGTTGGTTCATCCTCAAGGGTAACTTGCTATTCTATTTTGAAGCGCAGGAGAGCCGTGACCCCCTTGGTCTCATTGTGCTGGAGGGTTGCACCGTGGAGCTGTGTGAGGCTGCTGAGGAGTTTGCTTTCGCCATCCGCTTTGATGGCACTGGCGGCAAGGCCTATGTGTTGGTTGCTGACTGCCAAGCTGTAATGGAGGCTTGGGTGAAGGCACTTTCGCGGGCCAGCTTTGATTACATGAGGCTAGTGGTTAAGGAACTTGAGAAACAACTACAGGAGGCCCGGAAGAGCTTGGTTGCCTGCCACAAATTGCCAAAGAAGTCCTCTTCTGGACGGAAGAGACATCTCTCCAATCCCACGATGGTACCCGTCCAGGAGCATCCTGTCATCCTGGAGAATGGTTACTCTACATGGGACAATGGTTGCACTCTTGCAGGAATGGTTCCTTTGGACACTGATGGGGGATATTTGAAACCTCCACCTTTACCTCCTCGCCGAAGATTCACAGGCAGCAATGTAAATGCAGCACTTGCTGCTGGCCTAGCTTCTTCTGTTCAAGAAAGTCCTGTTTCTCCAGAGACAGCCTGTTTCTCAAAATTACATGATTGGTATGGTCAGGAGATTGCAGAAGTGAGAAGGGAATGGCTAGAAAGTCAGAAAAGAATAGAAATGTGAAAATGCATATCAAGCAGGTTTTCACAGAGTTCTTGCTTGCCACACTTGTGTATTGTTCTCCCAGACAACAAAATGACCAAAGAACTGATATTGCTTTCCTGAATAATTAATTTCAGATTCTGCATGACTCACTGTCACAACTTGGTGACAGTGAACTCACTCTGTAACTCCAGCAGAAGTTGCATGCAAGAGGCTACGGTGTACTTTCACACACTGATGTAAGACTCACAATAGTGGTCCAGTTCTCTATGTTAAAATAGCAGCTTCTAGATATGAGAGCAATCTATGCATCACCATTCTGCCTCTTCTTCCATACAATCTTAATAATGGCATTTAATCTTGATATTACAGCTGCTTTAAGATATGCTGGAGAGGCTAAGTGTGAGTTAAATAGCATGGTAGTTAGGTACCTTGCCCTACTCACTAGAACAATAATATCCAGCAATGTATATATCACATTTCAAATATTCCAAGCGCTTCACATGCATTATGTAAGGATTATGGACAACAACCTGATATGGCAGACTTGTATCATTATCCCCTAATTGtagatgggagtggggagagagttgAGAGCACAGTAGTTTGCCAGACCACTTAGTGAGTTCACAGCCAAAGTGAAATTTGCCCCAGGATTTTCCCAGCTCACACTCTTAGTCACAACATTGCACTAGCCCtcataccagaaaaaaaatgcattaaggaagaaaagattgaATAGCTTCACAATGCCTTTTGGTTGGTAATGCTATGAGCCTTTCATCTGAAAATACCCAGGTAAAATACACCAATGTTTTGAACAACATTTCAGAATGGCTCTTTTGACATTAAAGCCCATCTTTCCAATGTTCACAGCTGAGGACTCAAGTTAATACTAACTTCACATTACTCCACTCCAGTTCTTGTGCAATAATTACGAAAAGAAGAAATGATTGTTACCTGAGAAGAAAAATTCCCAAATGGGATGGACTAAGAGAAAGATGAAAAGAAGCAGGTTCAATTTTAAACTTCTTAGCCACCTCAACCACAATAATTTGGTTGtgggttttgtggttttaaatctaAGAACTGTAGCAAATAGCAAGCATACGTACACAGTCTATATATAATATTACTGCTTTCTGCTGTTTTGGATCCAGTTTGGTCTTTAAAGATTTTGCACACTAGTGACTAATTGTTATCCAACAAAACCATTGTTTACTACTCCATGATGGGCTCAAATAAGCCAATGCTGGTAATAACCATTCCTTCTATTATTAGTTTATGGGCAGGTGCAATAACTTAATAGGATGACTATTTCAGCTGAGAGAAAAGAACCACCATGACTGTTGTTACTAACATAAGACTAAGATGCCAATTCCAACACAAGTGAGAGTGGCTGATTACTTGATTGAAAATTGTATTACATCTGACCCCAAAGACAGACTTTCCTCCAGCAGTGCTACTCTGGAATAACCTCATCAGTAGGCAATATATTTGCTAAATTCAAACAATAAAAGAATATTAATAATGTCATGGTGCTTTACACTCTGGTAATGTTGTATTAGATATATACTgcatgtcatttttaaaagaatatttgcaTGTGTTGTGTTTTATACATAAATCAAGAATGTTCAGTATTATTTCATAGTTATTTCATAGTTCAAACTTAATATTgaataaacctttttttttacatgtagCTTTTGGTTGCACACTTACTTTAGAGTGTGTCTCATTAAACCATGTGAGTCttctaacataagaagagccctggtggatcagacaaaAGTCCTATTGAGTCCATCCTCCTGATTCCCAAAGTGACCAACCAGATCTTTATGGGAAGTTGACCATGAGAGGTTATAGGCCTCTAGCTGTTATTGTTTCCTGGAAATATGCTGACTTGTGTAGTATTAGGTCATGATGACTGGAAGCAATTGATAGCATtatgaatttgtctagtccccATTTTAAAGTCATCTTTAGTTAGTGCCCATTACATCTTGTAGTGACTCCCAAAACTGCATATCACTGCAACAGCAGGTGAAGTAACTTTAGCAGTACTGCATTTCTTTGTAACACCCACCACATCCCCAGCTGCTGAAAAGGGAGTTCTATGGGGTGAGTAAAGGATAGTACTCttagggtgtaatcttatgcaacAGTGAAAGGATGGTGTGCATGCATGCCTTCTCCTACGTGGCCGCAGTAGGAGGGGTGTGCTGAGCAGCGAGCGGCCATAGAACTTGGGCATAGGAGCAGGAGCACCGCTGCACCTCTTTTTCTCAAGTCATTGCCACTGCTTGCTTCCTAGCTGGGGCTTGGCTGAGTTCTCTGAGCGGGGGTCGGCAGCTGTAGGTCTGAGCGAGCACTGGAGGAATCACAGCTGGCTTTTTCCCCTCGCAGGCTCAAGCCTCTGGCACACTTCACTGTGCGCTTGGAAGCTAGCCCTGTTCTGAGGCCTACGCTGGCCTGGGGCAAAGCGTTTAACTGACAAGTGTTTTACTGTTGTGCGCCGTCTTGGGGggactcctgccctgaaaggcagccaagaaatactttaaataaaaatgaaatttaataaacaCAGGCTACACATTTTCTTGTCAGCCCAGGCTGTTCGCCCTCTTCCCCCTTGCCGCCCTGTCTCCCTGCTGGCTAAACGGGGCAGACGGAGGGGATTCGGTGTCGGGACTCAGTGTGGGTATTGATCCACGAATTCCCTGCCTATGTATGCAAATCACATATAGCGTGTGGATGCCCACTTGTGCAATCAGCCTCATCTTTTGCGAGTCCCCACTTGCCGAAGGACAATGAGGCTGTTATCTTATACCCTcatacctaggagtaagccccattgagctcagtgggatttacttttgagtagataccTTGTCTACTTGTAGGAGGCTGTCTATATAAGGAATATATAACCAGTGCTCGCTGCCACTAGTGGCAGAGTT
Proteins encoded in this region:
- the PHETA2 gene encoding sesquipedalian-2, with the protein product MKLNERSVAYYATSDSPADHTGFLCKRVERHHHHHYHTTSYHRRWFILKGNLLFYFEAQESRDPLGLIVLEGCTVELCEAAEEFAFAIRFDGTGGKAYVLVADCQAVMEAWVKALSRASFDYMRLVVKELEKQLQEARKSLVACHKLPKKSSSGRKRHLSNPTMVPVQEHPVILENGYSTWDNGCTLAGMVPLDTDGGYLKPPPLPPRRRFTGSNVNAALAAGLASSVQESPVSPETACFSKLHDWYGQEIAEVRREWLESQKRIEM